In a genomic window of Temperatibacter marinus:
- a CDS encoding HprK-related kinase A — MEQFLSNFTDHHLAKALKTGKLQFDMGTIKFTVKTSYRNIIPFLRNQYHHVPVCIEEKLSHFTLQLQAPTKLRQYFRRQVVPVNTGFQGLMPLPLHLAPLSLEMGLNLHTALGTYRHLILHAGAVANSKGEAILMPAGSGSGKSTMTAFLMENNYRLLSDEFGIIDMKSGLLKPFPRPVSLKNASIDVVKSFTESDQFSDRFYKTPKGTLAYRRPRQMDLEGRTLDAGCKYILFPKFKVNAPSGGQLKELRTSESILKMIPGSTNYKALGRSGFDALSSVAEQATCYSLEYNSLEDCQSLLRQIGVLS, encoded by the coding sequence ATGGAGCAGTTTTTATCCAATTTTACCGATCACCATCTCGCCAAGGCTTTAAAGACTGGCAAGTTACAATTTGATATGGGAACCATAAAGTTCACGGTGAAAACATCCTATCGTAACATTATACCCTTCCTGAGAAATCAATATCATCATGTTCCTGTCTGTATAGAAGAGAAACTGTCTCATTTTACCTTGCAGCTTCAGGCACCGACAAAATTACGTCAATATTTTAGGCGCCAAGTTGTTCCTGTGAATACTGGTTTTCAAGGATTGATGCCGCTGCCTCTTCATTTAGCTCCTTTGTCCTTAGAAATGGGATTGAATTTGCATACTGCTCTTGGGACTTACCGGCATTTAATTTTACATGCTGGGGCTGTAGCAAATAGCAAAGGCGAAGCCATATTGATGCCGGCAGGCTCTGGCTCAGGAAAGAGCACGATGACGGCCTTTCTCATGGAAAATAATTACCGATTGTTAAGTGATGAATTTGGCATCATTGATATGAAATCAGGACTGTTGAAACCCTTTCCTCGCCCTGTGTCTTTAAAAAATGCAAGTATTGATGTTGTTAAGTCTTTTACTGAATCAGACCAGTTCAGTGATCGTTTTTATAAAACACCCAAAGGGACGCTCGCGTATAGACGGCCAAGGCAGATGGATCTTGAAGGCCGCACACTTGATGCTGGTTGTAAGTATATTCTATTTCCAAAGTTCAAGGTGAACGCCCCCTCAGGAGGCCAGCTTAAAGAATTACGGACCAGTGAAAGTATTTTGAAAATGATCCCTGGCTCGACCAATTATAAAGCGTTAGGGCGATCAGGGTTTGACGCTCTTTCTTCTGTCGCGGAACAAGCAACATGTTATTCTCTTGAGTATAACTCTTTAGAAGATTGTCAGTCTCTTTTGAGGCAGATCGGGGTGCTCTCATGA
- the metC gene encoding cystathionine beta-lyase, which produces MSMKKETTIVSAGRGKEYTHGIVNPPVYRASTCIFDTYAEMQERNADPYQKHLYYGRKGTPTHWALSDALMALEGEKAAGCLLFPSGLAAMTSAILSQVKAGDHVLITDSAYDPTRYFSQTLLKDSGVEAEYYDPMIGGNIVDLLRENTACIIVEAPGSLTFEVQDVPAIVRAAKDHKATVIMDNTWATALNYQAFEYGVDVVVHAATKYIVGHSDVMIGAALANEACLPALRSYAMATGQTCSADDAYLALRGLRTMSVRLKQHEENALAVAQWLAAHPAVDRVLHPALPDCPGHEIWKRDFSGSTGLFSFVMKDGSLDHAAALVDDLHHYKMGFSWGGYESLILPTDPRSYRKKSKFQANGPTFRLHIGLEDPEDLITDLSAGIDRYLVAIKG; this is translated from the coding sequence ATCTCTATGAAAAAAGAAACAACTATTGTGAGCGCTGGGCGCGGTAAAGAGTATACACACGGTATCGTAAACCCGCCTGTCTACAGAGCTTCCACCTGTATTTTTGACACCTATGCAGAAATGCAAGAACGCAATGCAGATCCCTATCAAAAACATCTCTATTATGGCCGAAAAGGAACGCCGACCCACTGGGCATTGAGCGATGCGTTGATGGCCCTGGAAGGAGAGAAAGCTGCGGGCTGTTTGCTCTTTCCCTCAGGCCTCGCAGCCATGACATCTGCAATTCTCAGTCAAGTTAAGGCTGGGGATCATGTACTGATTACTGACAGTGCGTATGACCCAACGCGGTATTTTTCACAGACACTGCTTAAAGACAGTGGTGTTGAGGCTGAATATTATGATCCAATGATTGGCGGTAACATTGTAGATCTTCTAAGAGAGAATACGGCTTGTATCATTGTAGAAGCCCCCGGCTCCTTGACCTTTGAAGTTCAAGATGTCCCAGCTATTGTCAGGGCTGCGAAAGATCACAAAGCAACAGTGATCATGGATAATACGTGGGCCACAGCCCTAAATTATCAAGCCTTTGAATACGGGGTTGATGTTGTGGTACACGCCGCCACTAAATATATTGTAGGCCACTCTGATGTGATGATCGGTGCTGCTCTCGCGAATGAAGCCTGCCTACCAGCACTGCGATCCTATGCAATGGCGACAGGACAAACTTGTTCCGCAGATGATGCCTACCTGGCCCTTCGCGGCCTTAGAACCATGAGCGTTCGTCTCAAACAACATGAAGAGAATGCTCTTGCCGTTGCCCAGTGGCTTGCAGCTCATCCTGCTGTGGACCGGGTTCTCCATCCCGCTCTGCCAGACTGTCCTGGACACGAAATCTGGAAGAGAGACTTCTCGGGATCAACGGGCCTTTTTAGTTTTGTTATGAAAGATGGAAGTTTAGATCATGCCGCAGCGCTCGTAGATGATCTGCACCATTATAAAATGGGTTTCAGCTGGGGAGGTTATGAAAGCCTCATCCTGCCAACTGACCCACGCAGTTACAGGAAAAAATCGAAGTTTCAGGCGAATGGACCAACATTCAGGCTGCATATCGGCCTTGAGGATCCCGAAGATTTAATTACAGACCTTTCAGCGGGAATTGATCGCTATTTAGTAGCCATAAAAGGATAG
- the phoB gene encoding phosphate regulon transcriptional regulator PhoB, with product MKPNILIVEDDDNISELMRYNLEKSGYTVETCDDGEEALFCAGELNPDAILLDWMLPNLSGIEICRRLRRAQKTANVPIIMITARSEEADRIRGLEIGADDYLTKPFSPRELVARVQAVLRRVRPALTAQKISFEDIVVDTLSHRVTRGNHPIHLGPTEYRLLSHLMNNPRRVFSRDQLLDKVWGHDVYVEERTVDVHIRRLRKSLNQDDLPDYIRTIRSAGYALDTEA from the coding sequence ATGAAGCCGAATATTTTAATTGTAGAAGATGATGATAATATTTCTGAGTTGATGCGATATAACCTAGAAAAGTCAGGGTATACAGTAGAAACCTGCGATGACGGTGAAGAAGCTCTGTTCTGTGCAGGTGAATTAAATCCAGACGCTATTTTATTAGATTGGATGTTACCAAACCTATCAGGCATAGAGATATGTCGCAGGTTAAGACGAGCACAGAAAACTGCCAATGTCCCCATTATTATGATCACTGCACGTTCGGAGGAGGCTGATCGAATTAGGGGATTAGAAATTGGCGCAGACGACTATCTCACAAAACCCTTCTCGCCTCGAGAACTTGTTGCACGTGTCCAAGCTGTTCTACGTCGTGTGCGCCCAGCTCTGACCGCTCAGAAAATTTCTTTTGAGGACATTGTGGTCGATACTTTATCACACCGTGTCACCCGCGGGAATCACCCTATACATCTGGGACCGACAGAATACCGACTTCTCAGTCATCTTATGAATAATCCGCGGCGGGTTTTTTCTCGGGATCAATTGTTAGATAAAGTCTGGGGACATGATGTTTACGTAGAAGAACGAACAGTAGATGTACATATAAGGCGGTTAAGAAAGTCATTAAATCAAGATGATTTGCCAGACTATATCCGTACGATCCGCTCTGCAGGCTATGCTCTTGATACGGAAGCATAA
- a CDS encoding HPr-rel-A system PqqD family peptide chaperone, with protein sequence MQFTALNWLSDASWFSTKMVDDYFLIYNYRSGDTHVLNAISYELLELIAQNPVPAGQLKEVFAQRLQVTSTEVHDQLLNNALKSLDEAGLIEPSEMRL encoded by the coding sequence GTGCAATTTACCGCGCTAAACTGGCTTTCTGACGCTTCTTGGTTTTCAACCAAAATGGTTGATGATTATTTTCTTATATATAATTATCGGTCTGGTGATACACATGTATTAAATGCAATCTCGTATGAATTGCTTGAACTGATCGCACAAAATCCTGTACCAGCAGGGCAATTGAAAGAAGTTTTTGCTCAGCGCCTTCAGGTGACATCTACGGAGGTTCATGATCAACTCTTGAATAATGCCCTAAAATCTTTGGATGAGGCAGGGCTGATTGAACCAAGTGAGATGAGATTGTAG
- a CDS encoding 3-hydroxybutyrate dehydrogenase: MTDLTGKIALITGSTSGIGLGIAEHFAKAGATIAVNGFGTAEEITYVVENLSAYKGNQARFFPADLMDGEAAITLVNQVVNHFGKIDVLINNAGIQHVEKVEDFPADRWESIISLNLSSAFYTSKAAVPHMRRSGYGRILNIASAHGLVASPFKSAYVAAKHGVVGFTKSLGLELAEEENICVNAICPGYVRTPLVDMQIKDQAKVHNMTEEEVIREVILAAQPNKRFVTVEEVADLALYLCKDATRSFNGAALPIEGGWTAR; encoded by the coding sequence ATGACTGACTTAACGGGAAAAATAGCCCTCATCACAGGCTCTACAAGTGGCATTGGCCTTGGTATTGCTGAGCACTTCGCGAAAGCAGGGGCAACCATCGCCGTGAATGGGTTTGGAACAGCAGAAGAAATCACCTATGTTGTGGAAAATTTATCTGCCTACAAGGGCAATCAAGCACGCTTTTTTCCCGCTGATTTAATGGACGGTGAGGCTGCCATAACGCTCGTCAATCAGGTGGTTAATCACTTCGGAAAAATAGACGTTCTCATCAACAATGCAGGCATTCAACATGTTGAAAAGGTAGAGGACTTTCCTGCGGATCGATGGGAATCTATTATTAGCCTAAACCTCTCCAGTGCCTTTTATACGTCAAAAGCAGCCGTGCCTCATATGCGTCGATCAGGTTATGGTCGCATTCTGAATATTGCCAGCGCCCATGGCCTCGTGGCCTCCCCCTTCAAATCGGCCTATGTGGCTGCGAAGCACGGTGTGGTTGGCTTCACCAAATCTCTTGGCCTAGAATTAGCTGAAGAAGAGAATATATGTGTGAATGCCATCTGTCCCGGCTATGTACGCACGCCGCTCGTTGACATGCAGATCAAAGATCAAGCCAAAGTTCATAATATGACTGAAGAAGAAGTGATCCGCGAAGTCATTCTAGCCGCTCAACCCAATAAACGATTTGTGACTGTCGAAGAGGTAGCTGATTTAGCCTTGTATCTTTGCAAAGATGCTACGCGAAGTTTTAACGGCGCAGCCCTCCCCATTGAAGGCGGATGGACAGCCCGTTAA
- a CDS encoding ankyrin repeat domain-containing protein yields MSICDLIEKGDIRALQTHLKNHPAKANDNHSSGISALMFALYYQRKDMAEVIASYKLSCNFGELIAMGRLEDVRAQLDADISLLKQPSPDGFYPLHYAAYFKTDEILAYLIQKGCNLNIPAENPSAVCPIHTAVAAGDAACVTLLTEAGCLVNVKQAGGWTPLMAAAKSGRQDLIDILLAVKADPLLTSDDGQTASDLAREATHTQISLALDQG; encoded by the coding sequence ATGTCTATATGTGACTTAATCGAAAAAGGTGATATCAGGGCCCTTCAGACCCACCTTAAAAATCACCCTGCGAAGGCCAATGACAATCACAGCAGCGGCATCAGTGCTTTGATGTTTGCGCTTTATTATCAACGCAAGGACATGGCCGAGGTTATTGCATCCTATAAGCTTTCCTGTAATTTTGGCGAACTGATTGCGATGGGGCGCCTAGAGGATGTTAGAGCGCAGCTTGACGCTGACATCTCACTTCTAAAACAGCCATCACCTGATGGATTTTATCCCCTGCATTATGCTGCATATTTTAAAACTGATGAAATTCTCGCCTATCTTATTCAAAAAGGATGTAACTTGAATATCCCAGCAGAAAACCCAAGTGCCGTCTGTCCCATTCATACTGCTGTGGCTGCGGGAGATGCGGCTTGCGTCACCTTACTGACAGAGGCGGGCTGTCTCGTGAATGTAAAACAGGCAGGAGGGTGGACACCCTTAATGGCAGCAGCCAAGAGCGGCAGGCAAGATCTGATTGATATTTTGCTGGCTGTTAAGGCAGATCCCCTGCTTACATCCGATGATGGTCAGACGGCAAGTGACCTTGCACGGGAAGCAACGCATACACAAATTTCTTTAGCGCTTGATCAAGGTTGA
- the asnB gene encoding asparagine synthase (glutamine-hydrolyzing), with the protein MCGIAGLFSVSGKQEFLPVNLNSMMDPMQHRGPDGTGQFIDRGIALGHLRLSIVDLEGGVQPMHASRGAAILTFNGEIYNAAELRETLEAEGYTFQTSHSDTEVLLNAYLYWGDDCVTHFRGMFSFAIWDAMRQQLFIARDRLGIKPLYYTQVGDVFAFASELKGLLAIPDLCREINPEAIEDFLTLGYIPDPKTIFLNSYKLPPGHSLTYSRRAKGPVIRKYWDLNFMVEQDPGDLQKELVDRLREAVDIRMISDVPLGAFLSGGVDSSLVVSLMATSSDQAINTCSIGIDDVEMDESGYADKVAKIFNTKHSMRLADPARWLDLKLLARVYDEPFADNSAIPMLKVSAAARENVTVSLSGDGGDEVFFGYRRQYLHMQEHKLRKLIPENIRRNLFGFLGRYYPKFDYLPRFLRAKSTFEALAMTDAEAYCHTVSKTPSRVMNILRSDKLERDLGGYRTRDLFKGLYAEAPADTEMARIKYIDFKTYLAGGVLTKVDRASMHHSLEVRVPILDHKFVEWAATVPETEQLQGTNGKACLKKALEEFVDKDIIYREKKGFNVPVGDWMNNELLTKLQSLSKSPALKETGYLNTDSIDKMVKEHTSGMQNHEGTLWALIMLDESLSYLLGKDAA; encoded by the coding sequence ATGTGCGGCATAGCTGGCTTATTTTCAGTATCTGGAAAACAGGAATTCCTTCCTGTTAATTTAAATTCCATGATGGACCCTATGCAACACCGTGGTCCGGATGGTACCGGCCAGTTTATTGATAGAGGCATCGCTCTTGGTCATTTAAGACTGTCGATTGTGGATCTTGAAGGGGGCGTTCAGCCAATGCATGCTTCTCGGGGGGCTGCAATTCTGACTTTTAATGGTGAAATCTACAATGCTGCTGAACTCAGAGAAACACTTGAAGCTGAGGGCTATACTTTTCAGACCAGTCACTCTGATACCGAAGTGTTACTGAACGCTTATTTATATTGGGGGGATGACTGTGTCACTCATTTCAGGGGGATGTTCTCATTTGCAATTTGGGATGCAATGCGTCAACAGCTGTTCATTGCGCGGGACCGTTTAGGCATAAAGCCTCTCTATTACACCCAAGTTGGGGACGTTTTTGCATTTGCTTCGGAGTTAAAAGGATTATTGGCAATTCCTGACCTATGCCGTGAAATAAACCCTGAAGCGATCGAAGACTTTTTAACACTAGGCTATATCCCTGATCCTAAGACAATTTTCTTGAATTCATACAAATTACCCCCCGGACATTCTCTCACCTATAGCCGTCGCGCCAAAGGGCCCGTCATCAGAAAATACTGGGATTTGAATTTTATGGTGGAACAAGATCCTGGCGACCTTCAGAAAGAATTGGTGGACCGTTTAAGAGAAGCTGTTGATATTCGTATGATTTCAGACGTTCCGCTGGGGGCTTTCTTGTCTGGCGGCGTTGATTCTTCTCTTGTGGTCTCATTGATGGCCACAAGCAGTGATCAAGCTATTAACACTTGTTCAATCGGTATTGATGATGTCGAAATGGACGAAAGTGGCTATGCCGATAAAGTTGCTAAAATATTCAATACCAAGCACAGCATGCGGTTGGCTGATCCTGCACGGTGGCTGGATTTAAAGCTCCTTGCCCGTGTTTATGATGAGCCATTTGCCGATAATTCAGCCATTCCAATGCTGAAAGTTTCAGCAGCGGCCAGAGAGAATGTCACAGTTTCCTTATCTGGAGATGGTGGAGATGAAGTCTTTTTTGGGTATCGACGTCAGTATCTTCACATGCAAGAGCACAAATTAAGAAAGTTAATTCCTGAGAATATTCGCCGTAATTTATTCGGCTTTTTAGGGCGTTACTATCCAAAATTTGACTATCTACCAAGATTTTTGAGAGCAAAGTCCACTTTTGAGGCTTTGGCAATGACAGATGCAGAGGCCTATTGTCATACAGTTTCTAAAACGCCGTCGCGGGTAATGAATATTTTGCGAAGCGATAAATTGGAGCGGGACCTGGGGGGATATAGGACGAGAGACCTGTTTAAAGGGCTTTATGCCGAAGCGCCCGCTGATACTGAAATGGCTCGGATTAAATATATTGATTTTAAAACCTATTTAGCGGGAGGTGTTTTAACTAAAGTTGATCGAGCGAGTATGCACCACAGCCTTGAGGTGCGGGTGCCTATCTTAGATCACAAATTTGTTGAATGGGCAGCAACAGTCCCGGAAACAGAACAACTGCAAGGGACGAATGGCAAAGCTTGCCTGAAAAAAGCCCTAGAAGAATTTGTTGATAAAGATATTATTTACCGCGAGAAAAAAGGGTTTAATGTGCCCGTTGGCGACTGGATGAATAATGAGCTTTTAACGAAGTTGCAAAGCCTATCCAAGTCACCAGCTCTAAAAGAAACCGGCTATTTAAATACTGACTCCATTGATAAGATGGTGAAAGAGCACACAAGCGGTATGCAAAATCATGAAGGGACACTGTGGGCCCTCATTATGTTGGATGAAAGTCTATCGTATCTGCTAGGGAAAGACGCAGCATAA
- a CDS encoding nucleotidyltransferase family protein gives MKMKEYLEFTRGKKSLQGNAGRSGFIKWAKKHHLLGRIAHEQQDMLAQERSSEFDQILREIIEDQRVVSSGDVRRTSFEINRLHRLLLKEEGKIILLKGSAYIMAGKKAARGRRVTDVDLLVPKPQLAALERFMLQNDWGYDSTTDNPYDQVYYRTYMHELPPLRHKTRKSVLDIHHALLPLTHRFSIKIDPMIETAVPIEGTPFFRFADVDLFIHAAVHHMLDEEGDNFGRSLVELLDLFDDLDCSLDLVIARAAEVGASKAVAYALSAIYAITEDSRLESSLSFIKKHTSSLVSKAFLDQLALEPKGISKLFLYCRSHYLRMPLGMLAAHLFTKAKKDFMIKFKYYKNAWGRS, from the coding sequence ATGAAGATGAAAGAGTATCTTGAGTTTACCAGAGGCAAAAAATCCCTGCAGGGCAACGCTGGTCGTAGTGGTTTTATAAAATGGGCAAAAAAGCATCACTTGCTTGGCAGAATAGCCCATGAACAACAAGATATGCTTGCGCAGGAGAGATCTTCTGAATTCGATCAAATTCTTAGGGAGATCATTGAAGATCAGAGAGTAGTGTCGTCTGGAGATGTGCGAAGGACATCTTTTGAAATTAATAGGCTACATCGCCTTCTGCTGAAAGAAGAGGGGAAAATAATTCTGCTGAAAGGCAGTGCCTATATTATGGCAGGTAAGAAAGCTGCGAGAGGTAGGCGGGTGACAGATGTGGATCTTTTGGTCCCGAAACCTCAGTTGGCCGCGTTAGAGCGCTTCATGCTTCAAAATGACTGGGGATATGATAGCACAACAGATAATCCCTATGATCAGGTTTACTACCGTACATATATGCATGAATTACCGCCGCTTAGACATAAAACGAGAAAGTCTGTTCTTGATATTCATCATGCACTTCTGCCCCTGACGCACCGCTTTTCTATAAAAATAGACCCCATGATCGAGACAGCAGTTCCTATAGAGGGGACCCCCTTCTTCAGATTTGCAGATGTTGATTTATTCATTCATGCCGCTGTTCATCATATGCTTGATGAAGAGGGAGATAATTTCGGCCGCAGTTTAGTAGAGTTACTTGATCTCTTTGACGATTTAGACTGTTCGCTAGATCTTGTTATAGCGCGCGCTGCAGAGGTAGGTGCTTCAAAGGCCGTTGCTTATGCTCTGTCTGCCATCTATGCAATAACGGAGGATTCACGTCTTGAATCTTCTCTTTCTTTCATCAAGAAACATACGTCATCCCTTGTATCTAAGGCGTTTCTTGATCAACTTGCTCTCGAGCCTAAGGGGATATCAAAGTTATTTCTTTATTGTCGGTCACATTATTTAAGAATGCCTCTTGGGATGCTGGCAGCGCATCTTTTTACGAAAGCCAAGAAGGATTTTATGATCAAATTTAAATATTACAAGAATGCGTGGGGACGGTCATAA
- a CDS encoding class II 3-deoxy-7-phosphoheptulonate synthase: MSDWKPDSWKKFPIKQVPTYPDAEKHQRVLGELASYPPLVFAGEARRLKSQLAEVAEGRGFLLQGGDCAESFAEFHPNNIRDTFRVLLQMAVVLTFAASCPVVKVGRLAGQFAKPRSSDIEKKDGQELPSYRGDIVNGIDFTEGSRIPDPDRQIKAYSQSAATLNLLRAFAQGGYANLMSVHKWTLDFVGQTEAAEQYRELADNISNALEFMQACGINPNEVTQLQGTDFYTSHESLLLDYETALTRVDSTTGDWYDTSAHMLWIGDRTRQLDGAHIEFMRGISNPIACKVGPTMETDELLQLIDALNPNNEAGRLTLITRFGADKVEEHLPRLLRAVKAEGKKVIWSCDPMHGNTISASGYKTRPFERVIREVRQVFACHKAEGTYAGGVHLELTGQNVTECTGGAAAITEEGLGSRYHTHCDPRLNASQSVELAFLVAKMLKEEREALVATV, translated from the coding sequence ATGAGTGATTGGAAACCTGATAGTTGGAAAAAATTCCCAATTAAACAAGTGCCGACTTACCCAGATGCTGAAAAGCATCAACGAGTTTTAGGAGAGCTTGCATCTTATCCACCGCTGGTTTTTGCTGGAGAAGCACGACGCTTAAAATCACAATTGGCCGAAGTTGCAGAAGGGCGCGGATTTCTTCTGCAAGGCGGTGATTGTGCCGAAAGCTTTGCCGAGTTTCATCCTAATAATATTAGAGATACTTTTCGTGTGCTCCTGCAGATGGCTGTTGTATTGACATTTGCGGCTTCTTGCCCCGTTGTTAAGGTGGGACGCTTAGCAGGTCAATTTGCGAAGCCACGGTCAAGCGATATTGAAAAGAAAGACGGTCAAGAGTTGCCAAGTTACCGCGGTGACATTGTCAATGGAATCGACTTTACAGAGGGATCACGAATCCCTGATCCGGATCGTCAAATAAAAGCTTATTCTCAATCTGCCGCGACCTTGAACCTGCTAAGAGCTTTCGCGCAGGGGGGCTATGCAAATTTGATGTCAGTACATAAATGGACATTAGACTTTGTCGGTCAAACTGAGGCTGCAGAGCAATATCGAGAATTAGCCGATAACATTTCTAATGCGCTCGAGTTTATGCAGGCCTGCGGCATTAACCCTAACGAAGTCACGCAGCTTCAAGGGACGGACTTTTATACCTCTCATGAAAGTTTGCTGCTTGATTATGAAACGGCTTTGACGCGGGTGGATAGCACCACAGGAGATTGGTATGACACATCTGCCCACATGTTATGGATCGGGGACCGCACGCGTCAGCTTGACGGCGCTCATATCGAATTTATGCGCGGCATCAGTAACCCGATTGCATGTAAAGTTGGTCCAACAATGGAAACGGATGAATTGCTGCAGTTGATTGATGCTCTTAATCCGAATAACGAAGCAGGGCGATTGACCTTAATCACTCGCTTTGGAGCAGATAAAGTCGAAGAACATTTACCTCGCTTGCTGAGAGCTGTGAAAGCAGAAGGGAAAAAAGTTATTTGGTCCTGTGATCCAATGCACGGAAATACGATTTCAGCAAGCGGTTATAAGACACGCCCCTTTGAGCGTGTGATCCGCGAAGTGCGTCAAGTCTTCGCCTGCCATAAAGCCGAAGGCACCTACGCAGGCGGTGTCCACCTTGAATTAACGGGTCAGAATGTAACGGAATGTACAGGCGGTGCAGCGGCCATTACTGAAGAGGGCCTTGGCAGTCGTTACCATACCCACTGTGACCCGCGTTTGAACGCTAGTCAGTCTGTAGAGTTGGCCTTTTTAGTGGCCAAAATGCTGAAAGAAGAGCGAGAAGCCTTGGTTGCTACAGTTTAA
- a CDS encoding HAD-IA family hydrolase — MTDYQYDGVVFDLDGTLVDTAPDLLASTNYVMDLYSRPAVTMDIIKDGISFGAKRMMRDAFLSNGGITGINLDSALPDFLNYYHEHICIHSKLFEGGYKFLIAAKEAGIPVAVCTNKSVELATHLLNELDIMSLLTALTGGNSFTFKKPDARHLTETRNLMKLDKSHTILMVGDSSNDINAAKNAGWDSAVVTFGYLDVSLESLQATYEINSLADLIPIVGL, encoded by the coding sequence GTGACTGATTATCAGTATGACGGTGTTGTGTTTGATTTAGACGGCACTCTAGTAGATACCGCCCCTGACTTGCTCGCGAGTACAAATTATGTGATGGATCTATACAGCCGCCCTGCCGTTACAATGGACATTATCAAGGACGGGATTAGTTTTGGTGCCAAGAGGATGATGCGCGATGCTTTTTTAAGCAATGGGGGCATAACTGGAATCAACCTTGATAGCGCCCTGCCCGACTTCTTAAACTATTACCATGAGCACATTTGCATTCACTCAAAACTTTTTGAAGGGGGCTATAAATTTCTTATTGCGGCGAAAGAGGCTGGCATCCCTGTCGCCGTTTGTACAAATAAATCAGTTGAACTTGCAACCCATCTTCTCAATGAATTAGACATCATGTCTCTGCTCACCGCTCTTACGGGGGGCAATAGTTTTACCTTTAAAAAACCTGATGCACGTCACTTGACGGAAACCAGAAATCTAATGAAATTAGACAAGTCTCATACCATATTGATGGTCGGTGACAGCTCCAATGACATCAATGCTGCTAAAAATGCTGGCTGGGATAGCGCTGTCGTCACATTTGGCTATTTGGATGTTTCTCTCGAAAGTTTGCAGGCGACCTATGAAATTAACTCACTTGCTGATTTAATTCCCATTGTCGGTTTATGA